A part of Lacibacter sp. H407 genomic DNA contains:
- a CDS encoding YgaP family membrane protein, whose translation MKKNMGNADRIIRLCIAGILALLWFQNIVTGTWGIVALVVAAVFVLTSLVSFCPLYAIFGISSCPAKKTSA comes from the coding sequence ATGAAAAAGAACATGGGGAATGCCGATCGTATCATTCGTCTTTGTATAGCAGGTATACTTGCTTTGCTTTGGTTTCAGAATATTGTTACCGGCACTTGGGGCATCGTAGCACTGGTTGTTGCGGCTGTATTTGTACTTACAAGTCTTGTAAGCTTTTGTCCGTTGTACGCAATATTTGGCATCAGCAGTTGCCCGGCAAAGAAAACAAGCGCCTAA
- a CDS encoding MlaE family ABC transporter permease, translating to MQARFEFSEFVRQCYMIGYKSFPLVGLTGFIMGLVLTMQLRPALLDYGVATELPEMVGIAIVREIGPVITALIFAGKIGSSIGAELGSMKVTEQIDAMEVSGTNPYKYLVVTRVLASTFMLPLLVIAGDAISLYGSYIGVNIKGVTSFQLFFKMVFDGLAFSDVMPAFIKSYFFGFAIGMIGCYKGYHAQKGTEGVGRAANSAVVVSSVAVFIIDLLAVQITDLLGLN from the coding sequence ATGCAAGCCCGTTTCGAATTCAGTGAATTTGTTCGCCAGTGTTACATGATCGGTTACAAATCGTTTCCACTTGTTGGACTTACAGGTTTTATCATGGGGCTTGTGCTTACAATGCAGTTAAGACCTGCTTTACTCGACTATGGGGTTGCAACGGAACTACCTGAAATGGTAGGTATTGCCATTGTTAGAGAGATCGGCCCCGTTATAACGGCCTTGATCTTTGCCGGCAAGATCGGCAGCAGCATTGGTGCAGAACTGGGCAGCATGAAAGTAACAGAACAGATCGATGCTATGGAAGTAAGCGGCACCAATCCCTACAAATATCTGGTAGTTACAAGAGTTCTTGCATCAACCTTCATGTTGCCGTTGCTGGTAATTGCAGGTGATGCGATTTCTTTATACGGTTCTTATATTGGAGTAAACATCAAAGGCGTTACCAGTTTTCAATTGTTTTTTAAAATGGTATTTGATGGTTTGGCATTCAGCGATGTGATGCCTGCCTTTATCAAATCCTATTTCTTTGGATTTGCCATTGGTATGATCGGTTGTTACAAAGGTTACCACGCACAAAAAGGAACCGAAGGTGTTGGACGTGCAGCGAATTCTGCTGTTGTAGTAAGTTCTGTTGCAGTATTTATCATTGATCTGTTGGCGGTGCAGATCACCGATCTGCTTGGTTTAAACTGA
- a CDS encoding YciE/YciF ferroxidase family protein, whose protein sequence is MKQELTGITTLHNLLDHEASKFSSAEMQLNNVLPQWISKANSVKLKTVLQKYRDDIGEHLYNLEEFVNAEQLISLSLTNRIMSAYITDTNEKLSLCADAEVTDACLLASVQMINHFKISAYGTAAAFANTLGMDKAAIFFHRAEVHEKQIDDRLTQLAQYEINFRAKSPIVLPG, encoded by the coding sequence ATGAAACAGGAACTTACAGGTATTACCACACTCCATAACCTGCTCGATCACGAAGCAAGTAAATTCTCCAGCGCCGAAATGCAATTGAACAATGTATTACCGCAATGGATCAGCAAAGCCAATTCAGTAAAACTGAAAACCGTATTGCAGAAGTACCGGGATGATATTGGCGAACATTTGTACAACCTGGAAGAATTTGTAAATGCAGAACAGCTTATTTCGCTGAGCCTTACCAACCGTATTATGAGTGCATATATTACGGATACAAATGAAAAACTCTCGCTGTGTGCCGATGCAGAAGTAACAGATGCCTGCCTGCTGGCAAGTGTGCAAATGATCAATCATTTCAAGATCAGTGCCTATGGTACAGCTGCAGCGTTTGCGAATACGTTAGGTATGGACAAGGCTGCCATCTTTTTTCACCGGGCAGAAGTACATGAAAAACAAATTGATGACCGCTTAACACAGCTGGCACAGTACGAAATAAATTTCAGGGCAAAATCACCGATTGTACTGCCGGGATAA
- a CDS encoding ROK family transcriptional regulator — translation MTEQHQIFEVFSDENASGVAYKNKALKRSLINFLDQGGNTTITELSRELNISVPKTTSLVNELIEDGLVKDYGKVDSTGGRRASMYGLVSDACFFVGVDVKKFYINLGLLDFKKQLVTITEKVPYKLENTQESLTQLLDIIKGFIADLPVEENKVLSIGINLSGRISNTTGYSYSYFHFQEEPLSIIIEREIGIRTFLENDSKAMAYGEFCCGEVHNERNVLFVNMDYGIGLGILIDGKVYYGKSGFSGEFGHIPFFDNQIICYCGKKGCLETEASGASLIRNFKEKMAQGSTSNALRKNKQIEDITLLNIIHAANNEDMLSIELLADIGEKIGRGLAMLINIFNPELLILGGTLSETGDYLRLPIRSAINKYSLSLVNSDTQLKLSKLGEKAGVMGSCLIARNKILSIQS, via the coding sequence ATGACGGAACAGCATCAGATTTTTGAGGTCTTCAGCGATGAAAATGCCTCGGGGGTTGCATATAAAAACAAAGCACTCAAACGCTCATTGATCAACTTTCTCGACCAGGGCGGCAATACCACGATTACCGAACTGAGCCGGGAATTAAATATCAGCGTGCCCAAAACCACCAGCCTTGTGAATGAATTAATTGAAGATGGATTGGTGAAGGATTATGGCAAAGTAGATTCAACCGGTGGACGAAGAGCCAGCATGTACGGCCTTGTATCCGACGCTTGTTTTTTTGTAGGGGTGGATGTCAAGAAATTCTACATCAACCTCGGGTTACTTGATTTTAAAAAACAACTGGTAACCATCACTGAAAAAGTTCCATATAAATTAGAGAACACACAGGAATCGCTTACACAACTGCTCGACATCATCAAAGGATTTATTGCCGACCTGCCGGTGGAAGAAAATAAAGTGCTTAGCATTGGTATCAATCTTTCCGGCCGCATCAGCAATACAACCGGTTACAGTTACAGTTATTTTCATTTCCAGGAAGAGCCGCTGTCGATAATTATCGAACGGGAGATCGGCATCCGCACATTTCTTGAAAACGATTCCAAAGCCATGGCATACGGCGAATTTTGTTGTGGCGAAGTACACAACGAACGAAATGTATTGTTTGTGAATATGGACTACGGAATTGGTTTGGGTATTCTCATCGATGGAAAAGTATATTATGGCAAGTCGGGTTTTAGTGGTGAGTTTGGTCACATTCCTTTTTTTGATAACCAGATCATTTGTTACTGCGGAAAAAAAGGTTGCCTCGAAACAGAAGCGTCAGGTGCTTCGTTGATCCGCAACTTCAAAGAAAAAATGGCACAGGGTTCTACGTCCAATGCCTTGCGAAAAAATAAACAGATCGAAGATATCACGCTGCTGAATATTATTCATGCAGCGAATAATGAAGATATGCTGAGCATTGAATTGCTGGCCGATATTGGCGAAAAAATCGGACGTGGTTTGGCCATGCTCATCAACATCTTTAATCCCGAGTTATTAATTCTGGGCGGTACCTTATCTGAAACGGGTGATTACTTACGCTTACCCATTCGTAGTGCCATTAATAAATATTCGCTAAGCTTAGTAAACAGCGATACACAATTAAAACTCTCAAAGCTTGGCGAAAAGGCCGGTGTAATGGGCAGCTGTTTGATAGCGAGGAATAAAATTTTATCAATACAGAGTTAG
- a CDS encoding AGE family epimerase/isomerase, with amino-acid sequence MQPKSAAILSLDTAAYASLYRNELVSNILPFWQNHSKDEVNGGFFTCLDRAGNVYDTDKFMWLQGREVWCFSYMYKHVEQKKEWLDMALHGARFMQQHGRDEEGNWYFSVTADGKPLVQPYNIFSDCFATMAFAALDKINPSDEWKKIAVDTFENIIRRRHNWKGTYSKAYPGTRPLKNFALPMILCNLSLELEHILGSDRVNEFVPEVIHEVMDVFYQPEHGLILENVNPDGSFNNSFEGRLLNPGHAIESTWFIMDLAKRMNDRALIDKAVAILLTTLEYGWDKEYEGIFYFMDIKGTPPQQLEWDQKLWWVHVEALVALAKAYALTGNEQCAVWFERIHNYTWKHFRDEEYGEWFGYLNRRGEVLLSLKGGKWKGCFHIPRALYQVATTFEAI; translated from the coding sequence ATGCAACCAAAATCAGCTGCCATACTTTCTTTAGATACTGCTGCCTATGCTTCTTTGTACAGGAACGAGCTGGTATCGAATATTCTACCCTTTTGGCAAAACCACAGTAAAGATGAAGTAAATGGTGGTTTTTTTACCTGTCTCGATCGTGCCGGAAATGTGTACGATACCGATAAGTTTATGTGGCTTCAGGGACGTGAAGTTTGGTGTTTCAGTTATATGTACAAACATGTTGAGCAGAAAAAAGAATGGCTCGATATGGCTTTGCATGGTGCCCGTTTTATGCAGCAGCACGGCAGAGATGAAGAGGGCAACTGGTATTTTTCTGTAACTGCTGATGGCAAACCATTGGTTCAACCCTATAATATTTTCAGTGATTGTTTTGCAACGATGGCATTTGCTGCGTTGGATAAGATCAACCCCAGCGATGAGTGGAAGAAGATTGCGGTTGATACGTTTGAGAATATTATCCGCCGTCGGCATAACTGGAAAGGAACCTACAGCAAAGCTTATCCAGGCACACGTCCGCTTAAGAATTTTGCGTTACCGATGATCCTTTGCAACCTCTCATTAGAACTCGAACATATTCTTGGCAGCGATCGTGTAAATGAATTTGTTCCGGAAGTGATCCATGAAGTGATGGATGTTTTTTATCAGCCTGAACATGGATTGATCCTTGAAAATGTAAACCCCGATGGAAGTTTCAATAACAGTTTTGAAGGTCGTCTGTTGAACCCGGGTCATGCGATTGAATCAACCTGGTTCATTATGGATCTTGCCAAACGTATGAATGATCGTGCATTGATCGATAAAGCGGTCGCTATTTTATTAACTACACTTGAATACGGATGGGATAAAGAATACGAAGGCATATTTTATTTCATGGATATAAAAGGTACGCCGCCCCAACAATTAGAGTGGGATCAAAAATTATGGTGGGTACATGTGGAAGCATTGGTGGCATTGGCAAAAGCTTATGCATTAACAGGGAATGAACAATGTGCTGTTTGGTTTGAACGGATACATAATTACACATGGAAGCATTTCAGAGATGAGGAATACGGTGAATGGTTTGGTTACTTAAACCGGAGAGGTGAGGTGCTGTTATCATTAAAAGGAGGAAAGTGGAAAGGATGTTTTCATATTCCACGGGCGCTTTACCAGGTAGCCACCACGTTTGAAGCCATTTAA
- a CDS encoding baeRF3 domain-containing protein: MNANLAPEIREVMGALHYRPSVSIILPFEPKMNLKTELMYTLKLAVKKVEDELVAQYPGEMSALVMNKLNTLVKNLNFNSFKKSIALFVSPVFEKVLYLDVQVEAKIIIDESFEIRDLVYSKKQVHKYLVLLLSGKESRMYLGNTGELVRIISDKPEHIDAYVNEVPERTANFSDTSERKEIVMDKFLQHIDHSLDIVLHAYHLPLFVMGTDRIIGHFKQLTKHEKSIVETIRGNYEESSMAELKAVLEPYINDWKKVKEKDLLNQIEEAAGKKKLAVGMKAVWRDTSHKKGQLLVVEKNYMFPAQHSAAADVIEKLEEPYNRFSYIKDAVDDVIESVLDNGGDVEFVDEGTLKEYEKIVLINYY, translated from the coding sequence ATGAATGCCAATCTTGCTCCTGAAATTCGTGAAGTAATGGGGGCGCTTCATTACAGACCTTCTGTTTCGATTATTCTTCCGTTTGAGCCGAAAATGAATTTGAAAACAGAGTTGATGTACACGCTGAAACTGGCGGTGAAAAAAGTGGAAGATGAACTGGTGGCACAATACCCCGGCGAAATGTCTGCACTGGTCATGAATAAATTAAATACCCTGGTAAAAAATCTCAACTTCAATTCATTTAAGAAAAGTATAGCGCTTTTTGTATCGCCTGTGTTTGAAAAAGTATTGTACCTCGATGTGCAGGTGGAGGCGAAGATCATTATCGATGAATCGTTTGAGATCAGAGACCTGGTGTACAGTAAAAAGCAAGTTCATAAATATTTAGTATTGCTGTTAAGTGGAAAAGAAAGCCGTATGTACCTCGGTAATACAGGTGAGCTTGTTCGCATCATCTCCGACAAGCCCGAGCATATTGATGCTTATGTAAATGAAGTGCCGGAGCGTACTGCTAATTTCTCCGATACATCGGAGCGCAAAGAAATTGTAATGGATAAATTTCTGCAGCATATTGATCATTCACTGGACATTGTATTGCATGCGTATCATCTTCCGTTGTTTGTAATGGGCACCGACAGAATTATCGGACATTTCAAACAACTTACCAAACACGAGAAATCAATTGTTGAAACCATACGTGGCAATTATGAAGAAAGTTCAATGGCAGAGTTGAAAGCTGTACTCGAACCGTATATCAACGATTGGAAAAAAGTAAAAGAAAAAGATCTGCTCAATCAGATCGAAGAAGCAGCGGGCAAAAAGAAACTGGCAGTTGGGATGAAGGCTGTTTGGCGTGACACTTCACATAAAAAAGGTCAATTGCTGGTAGTGGAAAAGAATTACATGTTTCCAGCACAGCATAGTGCAGCAGCAGATGTAATTGAAAAACTGGAAGAGCCCTACAACCGGTTCTCCTATATTAAAGATGCAGTAGACGACGTAATTGAGAGTGTGCTGGATAATGGTGGTGATGTGGAATTTGTAGATGAAGGAACGTTAAAGGAGTATGAAAAGATCGTATTGATCAATTATTATTGA
- a CDS encoding MlaD family protein has translation MAKQTINNIKLGIFIIAGLFLLILGLYMIGKDSNLFSSNYILKARFEHVQGLTPGNNIRYAGIQVGTVKKVAIISDSSIEVTMLIEEDMKQFIRVNDVVSISTDGLMGNKLLQITPSKDGSAFAMNGDVLRTKKLISTDEMLELLNRTNQNVAVISEDLKNTVQRINNSKVLWQVLDNEALPKNILASVNNIRSATVKADLMVKDLQTIIADVKQGNGSLGKIITDTAIAYNLNEAIEKIKLVGSNADSLAADLHAFTLSVKNDVNDGKGTVHSLLRDSLLVQKLNNSLQNIEQGTDGFNQNMEALKSNFLFRGYFRRLERQKKK, from the coding sequence ATGGCAAAGCAAACAATAAATAATATCAAACTGGGCATCTTCATTATTGCCGGGTTGTTTCTGCTGATCCTTGGTTTGTATATGATCGGTAAGGACAGTAACCTTTTCAGTAGCAATTATATTTTGAAAGCAAGGTTTGAACATGTGCAGGGTTTAACACCCGGCAACAACATCCGCTATGCAGGCATACAGGTGGGTACAGTAAAAAAAGTGGCCATCATCAGCGATTCTTCGATTGAAGTAACAATGCTGATTGAAGAAGACATGAAACAATTTATACGGGTGAATGATGTGGTGAGTATATCAACAGATGGATTGATGGGAAATAAATTGCTGCAGATCACGCCATCAAAAGACGGTTCAGCATTTGCAATGAACGGCGATGTGTTGCGTACAAAAAAACTCATCAGCACCGATGAAATGCTTGAGCTGCTGAACCGCACCAACCAGAACGTTGCTGTTATTTCAGAAGATCTGAAGAATACCGTGCAACGCATTAACAACAGTAAAGTCTTGTGGCAGGTGCTCGATAACGAAGCCCTACCAAAAAACATTCTTGCATCCGTCAACAACATTCGCTCAGCAACAGTAAAAGCCGATCTGATGGTGAAAGATCTGCAAACCATTATTGCTGATGTAAAACAAGGCAATGGATCGCTGGGAAAAATTATTACTGATACAGCCATTGCTTACAACCTGAATGAAGCCATTGAAAAAATAAAACTGGTGGGCAGCAATGCCGATTCGCTGGCAGCAGACTTACATGCATTTACTCTCTCTGTGAAAAATGATGTGAACGATGGCAAAGGCACTGTTCATAGTTTGCTCAGAGATTCTTTACTGGTGCAAAAGCTGAACAACAGTTTGCAGAATATTGAACAAGGAACCGATGGATTTAATCAGAACATGGAAGCGTTGAAAAGTAATTTTTTATTCAGGGGTTATTTCAGGAGATTGGAGAGGCAGAAGAAGAAGTAG
- a CDS encoding Hsp20/alpha crystallin family protein: protein MEHYSSKSSIHYVYPGEYTPLPELEQLAEELKLHREGTVVQPLVNVRDRAESFTVEVAIPGAKRENFLLAVNDHVLSIALFVKSSIDCTGENFHLHEFNYECFDRHILLPENVNPELASAFYKEGLLQIYIPKESAPVKTDALRIVVY from the coding sequence ATGGAACATTATTCTTCAAAAAGCAGCATTCATTACGTTTATCCGGGCGAATACACTCCCTTGCCTGAACTGGAACAGTTAGCAGAAGAATTAAAATTGCACAGAGAAGGTACGGTTGTGCAACCATTGGTGAATGTGCGTGACCGTGCAGAAAGTTTCACCGTAGAAGTAGCCATACCCGGTGCAAAGCGGGAGAATTTTCTGTTGGCAGTGAACGATCATGTGTTGTCCATTGCATTGTTTGTAAAGAGCAGTATTGATTGTACGGGTGAAAACTTTCACCTGCATGAGTTCAACTATGAATGTTTCGACCGGCATATTTTATTACCCGAGAATGTGAATCCGGAATTAGCATCTGCGTTTTATAAAGAAGGATTGCTGCAGATCTATATTCCGAAAGAAAGCGCTCCTGTTAAAACAGATGCATTACGGATCGTTGTTTATTAA
- a CDS encoding universal stress protein, whose amino-acid sequence MKKILLAFDGTHFSNGAFQFARQLNELEPALVTGAFLPQAQAANLWSYADGMSGPMFVPLVEERDTDVIKENIEKFETLCRKNGMDYRVHEDLYDFALPELKAETRFADVLVIGSEVFYENLGGKMNEYLQDILHRSECPVVVVPEKYDFPKTNILCYDGSESSVYAIKQFAYLFPELTTQPTLLVYVQEDGKNEFPQQVNIEELVARHFSDLTLMKLDMSPEKYFSTWMNNRESALLVTGAFGRSAISQLIRKSLVKDVIAEHKLPVFIAHR is encoded by the coding sequence ATGAAAAAGATTCTGCTGGCATTCGACGGAACTCATTTTTCAAACGGAGCTTTTCAATTTGCCCGTCAACTGAATGAGTTGGAACCTGCTTTGGTAACCGGTGCCTTTTTGCCACAGGCACAAGCCGCCAACTTATGGAGCTATGCCGATGGTATGAGCGGTCCTATGTTTGTACCCTTAGTAGAAGAGCGTGACACTGATGTGATCAAAGAAAACATCGAAAAATTTGAAACCCTTTGTCGTAAGAATGGAATGGATTACCGGGTGCACGAAGACCTGTATGATTTTGCCCTGCCTGAACTGAAGGCCGAAACACGTTTTGCAGATGTGCTGGTCATTGGCAGTGAAGTGTTTTATGAAAACCTGGGTGGAAAGATGAACGAATACCTGCAGGATATTTTACACAGATCAGAGTGTCCGGTGGTAGTAGTTCCTGAGAAATATGATTTTCCGAAAACAAACATTCTTTGTTATGATGGTTCCGAATCGTCTGTTTATGCCATCAAACAATTTGCATACCTGTTTCCTGAATTAACAACACAACCTACGTTGCTGGTGTATGTGCAGGAAGACGGCAAGAATGAATTCCCGCAACAGGTAAATATTGAAGAACTGGTGGCACGGCATTTCAGCGATCTCACCTTGATGAAGCTGGATATGAGCCCTGAGAAATATTTCAGCACCTGGATGAATAACCGTGAAAGTGCGTTGTTGGTAACAGGTGCATTTGGACGTTCGGCAATTTCACAACTCATTCGCAAGAGCTTGGTGAAAGATGTGATCGCAGAACATAAACTACCGGTATTTATCGCACACAGATAA
- a CDS encoding ABC transporter ATP-binding protein, which produces MLDEQNIQQEVSVKENSEPVISIRHLYKSFGTNHVLKDFDLDVYKGENVVVLGKSGSGKSVLIKCIIGLLEQDAGDITVLNDDVIKLNSKELDVLRAKVGFLFQSNALYDSMTVRENLEFPLRRHWIKVTAAETNEKVIEVLTNVGLAHTVDMMPAELSGGMRKRIALARTLILDPEIMLYDEPTTGLDPITAKEISELMLEMGEKYNTSSIIISHDMNCIRMTADRIVMLIDGKCYAQGSYRELEQNNDPLVKQFFEQWQSKQ; this is translated from the coding sequence ATGTTGGATGAGCAAAACATACAACAAGAAGTTTCAGTTAAAGAAAACAGCGAACCGGTTATTTCCATCCGGCATTTGTACAAATCCTTTGGTACGAATCACGTGCTGAAAGATTTTGATCTTGATGTGTACAAAGGTGAGAATGTAGTTGTGCTGGGCAAATCAGGTTCAGGAAAATCTGTACTCATCAAATGCATTATTGGTTTGCTGGAACAGGATGCCGGCGATATTACTGTATTAAACGATGATGTGATCAAACTCAACAGTAAAGAACTGGATGTACTGCGTGCAAAAGTGGGCTTCCTGTTTCAGAGTAATGCCTTGTATGATTCAATGACAGTGCGTGAAAATCTTGAATTCCCGTTGCGCCGCCACTGGATAAAAGTAACCGCAGCAGAAACAAATGAGAAAGTGATAGAAGTGTTGACCAATGTTGGCCTTGCCCATACAGTTGATATGATGCCGGCTGAACTTTCGGGTGGTATGCGCAAACGTATTGCATTGGCAAGAACGTTGATCCTTGATCCGGAGATCATGTTGTATGACGAACCAACAACCGGTCTTGATCCCATCACTGCCAAAGAGATCAGTGAACTGATGCTGGAGATGGGTGAGAAATACAACACATCATCGATCATTATTTCTCATGACATGAATTGTATCCGCATGACAGCCGACCGTATTGTAATGCTGATCGATGGTAAATGTTATGCCCAGGGAAGTTATCGTGAACTTGAACAAAATAATGATCCGCTGGTAAAACAATTTTTTGAACAATGGCAAAGCAAACAATAA
- a CDS encoding DUF6544 family protein has translation MKYIFAFLMMAHGLIQLMGFTNSFGMSKLPALTKYISKPMGMLWLFAAMLFTTAAVYYLLKKENWSLFAFVAVFISQVLIIWYWKDAKIGTVANIIVLLVAVPSFAQWQFNRMYRKEVNQLLSLPLSSANSLITNEQIKSLPYPVQKWLQVSGVVGRPAIQRVHLQQKGEMRNKPNGEWIPFAAEQYFSIDQPSFLWNTTIQPSTFLFINGRDQYKEGKGNMLIKAYGLFTIAASKGSTTDQGTLLRYLAETCWFPSAALSGYIKWEAIDEHSAKATMQYGGTTASGIFYFTTNGDVEKFEADRYYINKNESSLEKWQVTCIAYKTFDGIRIPVKNNVTWKLRDGDFTWLELEITDIQFTFTP, from the coding sequence ATGAAATACATATTTGCTTTTTTGATGATGGCACATGGCCTCATCCAGCTCATGGGTTTTACAAATAGTTTTGGAATGAGTAAGCTGCCCGCACTTACGAAATATATTTCCAAACCAATGGGTATGCTGTGGCTGTTTGCAGCCATGCTTTTTACAACAGCTGCCGTTTACTACTTGTTGAAAAAAGAAAACTGGAGCCTGTTTGCATTTGTGGCGGTGTTTATTTCACAAGTGCTGATCATTTGGTATTGGAAAGATGCAAAGATTGGAACGGTTGCAAATATCATAGTTCTGCTTGTTGCAGTTCCTTCATTTGCTCAGTGGCAATTTAATCGCATGTACAGGAAAGAAGTAAACCAACTTCTCTCACTACCACTCAGTTCAGCGAATTCGCTCATTACAAACGAACAAATCAAATCGTTACCTTACCCCGTACAAAAATGGTTGCAGGTGAGTGGCGTAGTTGGCCGGCCAGCCATTCAACGTGTGCATTTACAGCAGAAAGGTGAAATGAGAAACAAACCCAATGGCGAGTGGATTCCATTTGCTGCCGAGCAGTACTTCAGTATCGATCAACCTTCCTTTCTCTGGAATACAACCATTCAACCATCAACGTTTCTATTTATTAATGGAAGAGATCAATACAAAGAAGGCAAAGGCAACATGCTCATTAAAGCATACGGACTGTTTACCATTGCCGCCAGCAAAGGGTCCACAACTGATCAGGGAACATTGTTGCGCTACCTTGCTGAAACCTGTTGGTTTCCGTCTGCAGCGCTCAGCGGTTATATTAAATGGGAAGCCATTGATGAACACAGTGCAAAAGCAACCATGCAGTATGGTGGTACAACAGCATCGGGTATTTTCTATTTCACAACGAACGGTGATGTTGAAAAATTTGAAGCAGATCGCTATTACATCAATAAAAATGAATCATCGCTTGAAAAGTGGCAGGTAACTTGTATTGCTTACAAAACGTTTGATGGCATCCGTATTCCGGTTAAGAATAATGTAACCTGGAAATTGCGTGATGGAGATTTTACATGGCTTGAACTTGAAATTACCGACATTCAGTTTACTTTCACGCCATAA